One Bufo gargarizans isolate SCDJY-AF-19 chromosome 3, ASM1485885v1, whole genome shotgun sequence DNA segment encodes these proteins:
- the LOC122932745 gene encoding fidgetin-like → MALLKMHWTPEHAQPLNQWPEQHLDVSSTTSSPAHKSDVYQNSRQRLNYAWANDDISALTASNLLKRYAEKYSGVLDSYERAPLSSYTDGAFGPVNGQKSDLESWQMSHGSESSYTVNSIHDSLAGSKSGNGHIGLGSPTIASGNLPEPLYPGSTCGAPNPASGLVAPQDYTSTYSGTYLPSGYCSQPTAALPASHPSSLHSSGLQPTHASPALVHGYSSSGTIYNYSSSSYPTQPGYGGMHPAHPSGYLPSGIAAPTPLPPHTASSRPTVVPGYSYQSSNLASISVTPLSTESSSSLKRKAFDMATEESEGKYRKYSYEQPKTTSDTSFQMSDNVPNECRGNGFSRNGETPQMPFKPGKHPAEEEQIGKYSSQSMKAMISPTYNEEVPLRPGETFGKFTPPIINERRGNEQGHVFTQRMQISGIKPPGFCNPSEDKLKNVDPLILELVNDEIVDCGPPVQWTDIAGHVSVKAAIEEELVWPILRPGAYTGANRPPKSILLFGPSGSGKTLLSRCIATQLGSTFLKLNSALLVSKWKNKSEKVLQTVFYMASCHQPTVVFISEIDLLLSAHISEENAHLSNLKSQLLSFLDSIATSTDDSIIFIGTSQRPDDIDEAAHRRFAKRFYIAPPDTLARRQILHHTLAQQNYCLSEREMALLVQHTEGYSGNELIQLCQHAGANHLHGISGQLQPTSYKDFEGAFCKLRAGTSQKQLDLYAEWNKMYGSRH, encoded by the exons atgg ctcTCTTGAAGATGCACTGGACACCAGAGCATGCCCAGCCGCTCAACCAGTGGCCAGAGCAGCACCTTGATGTCTCCTCAACTACTTCATCTCCAGCACACAAATCTGATGTGTATCAAAATAGTCGACAAAGGCTTAATTACGCATGGGCAAATGATGACATATCTGCACTGACCGCTTCTAACCTCCTGAAGAGATATGCAGAAAAGTACTCTGGGGTCTTAGATTCATATGAGAGAGCACCACTAAGTAGCTATACAGATGGGGCATTTGGACCTGTTAATGGGCAGAAAAGTGATCTTGAATCTTGGCAAATGTCACATGGGTCTGAGAGTTCCTATACTGTAAACTCTATACATGACAGTTTGGCTGGCTCCAAATCAGGCAATGGACATATTGGGTTGGGCAGCCCAACAATTGCATCGGGCAACTTGCCTGAACCACTTTATCCTGGTAGCACATGCGGAGCACCTAATCCTGCAAGTGGTCTTGTTGCACCTCAGGATTATACCTCAACCTATAGTGGCACATATCTCCCATCTGGATATTGTAGTCAGCCCACTGCAGCACTTCCAGCAAGCCACCCGTCATCTCTCCATAGCTCAGGACTTCAACCAACACATGCTTCACCAGCTTTAGTTCATGGATATAGTTCTTCTGGCACAATATATAACTATAGTTCAAGCAGCTACCCGACTCAACCTGGATATGGAGGGATGCATCCAGCACATCCTTCTGGTTATCTGCCTTCAGGTATTGCTGCTCCGACACCACTTCCACCTCATACAGCATCATCAAGACCTACTGTGGTCCCTGGATACAGTTACCAAAGTTCCAATTTAGCATCAATCTCAGTCACTCCTCTGAGCACAGAGTCAAGCAGTTCCTTAAAGCGGAAAGCTTTTGATATGGCCACAGAGGAAAGTGAGGGTAAATACAGAAAATACAGCTATGAGCAACCAAAGACTACATCAGATACATCATTTCAGATGTCTGACAATGTACCAAATGAATGCAGAGGCAATGGCTTTAGTCGCAATGGTGAGACCcctcagatgccctttaaacctgGAAAGCACCCAGCAGAAGAAGAACAAATAGGAAAGTACAGCAGTCAGTCGATGAAGGCAATGATTTCACCTACATATAATGAAGAGGTCCCTTTAAGACCTGGTGAGACATTTGGTAAGTTTACACCACCAATAATTAATGAACGGAGGGGGAATGAACAAGGACATGtctttacacagagaatgcagATTTCAGGGATTAAGCCACCAGGATTTTGTAACCCATCAGAGGATAAGTTAAAAAATGTGGATCCTCTCATTTTAGAACTTGTCAATGATGAAATTGTGGACTGTGGGCCCCCAGTGCAGTGGACTGATATAGCTGGCCATGTATCTGTAAAGGCTGCAATTGAAGAAGAATTAGTGTGGCCTATTTTAAGACCTGGTGCATACACTGGAGCCAACAGACCTCCAAAAAGTATTTTACTGTTTGGCCCTTCAGGTTCAGGAAAAACCCTTTTGAGCAGGTGCATTGCAACCCAGCTGGGGTCTACATTTCTGAAACTCAACAGCGCTCTACTTGTCTCTAAATGGAAGAACAAGAGTGAAAAGGTTTTGCAGACTGTGTTTTACATGGCAAGCTGTCATCAGCCTACTGTGGTTTTTATTAGCGAAATTGATCTGCTACTTTCTGCCCATATCAGTGAGGAAAATGCTCACCTCAGTAATCTGAAGTCCCAATTACTTTCCTTCTTGGATAGCATAGCTACCTCAACTGATGATAGCATTATCTTTATTGGAACTTCTCAGAGACCGGATGATATTGATGAAGCTGCTCACCGTAGGTTTGCCAAGCGGTTTTACATAGCTCCCCCTGATACTCTAGCAAGGAGGCAAATCCTCCACCACACTTTGGCTCAACAAAACTACTGCCTTAGTGAAAGGGAAATGGCCCTTCTTGTTCAGCACACAGAAGGCTACTCTGGCAATGAGCTCATTCAACTCTGCCAGCACGCTGGAGCCAATCACCTCCATGGTATTTCTGGTCAACTTCAACCCACATCCTACAAAGACTTTGAGGGGGCGTTCTGTAAACTGCGAGCTGGTACTTCCCAAAAGCAATTAGACTTATATGCGGAATGGAATAAAATGTACGGCTCAAGACATTAA